Within the Thermanaeromonas toyohensis ToBE genome, the region CAACTAACAAACAATGCCCGCACAGGATAGCTCCTATCGGCCCATCCTCGTTAGCTAAGGGGTAAGAAATTTCCACTAGCCCAGCAGGACAACGATAGACAAAGGCTCCCCTGTAGCTCCCCACATAGGTCGTCAGCTCTTCCCTGGAAGAAGAAGGTTTAACCGAAGCGCCTCCTAGCTGGCAATAATGAGAACACTCTAAAAAACCGCCTAAGGGAGATAAAGGATTACCTCGAGCATCTACTATAACAATTTCTAGGCCTATAAGGTGTCTAAAAGAACGCTGTAATTCCTCCAAAGAATCCCTCTCTAAGGCTTTTATCAAAGTAGTTGGCTCCAGGTTAACCCGACGCTGGCGGTCTGCACCTATGAGTCCCTTAATGAGGGGGACAGCGCTGGTAGCATCCGGCGCATAGCCATCGGCCCCCATCCTGGCTGCCAAGGTAGCGTTTAGAGGCGTTCCTCCTACCACTACCTTCACCTTATGACGTAACCCCGCTTCTTCTAGCGCTCGGATAGTTTCCGCCATGGCCGACCTAGTTGAAGATAAGAGGGCAGATAAACATAATACCTGAGGTCGATGTTTGATTACCGCTTCCACAAACGCGCTGGGAGCCACATTTACACCCAGATCGATTACCTCAAAACCAGAAGCTTCTAGCATTATACCCACTAAATTCTTACCTATGTCATGGATATCTCCCTGAACAGTTCCTATAACTGCCCTTCCCACCGGCTGTACCTGGCCAGTGACCATGTAAGGTTTAAGTTCCTTCATACCAGTGTGTAAGGCTCGGGCAGTAATGATAAGATCGGTCACATAAATTTCGTTATGCTCAAATTTCTCACTGACTATATCCATGGCCCTAACAAAACCTTCGGTAATAATCCGGACAGGTTCCACACCTGCCTTGAGAGCCCGCTGCACTTCTTCTTTAACCTTGTAAGCATTGCCACTGATCACAGCCTCCACAATTTCCTCTAAAAAAGGCACCACACTGCCCCCTCCTTAAGGTATGAAAAAAGGCTGCAGCTAGGAATTCCCCGCCACAGCCGGAAGGTGCCTTTCTATTTGTTAATATTATACCACTAATTTGCCGGAGCGGGCAGCTGTAATATATTCCAAGCAATACTCATCAAGACCAGCCAGGGCTTTAGCAGCGGTAAGCAAGGACATAAGGGAACGGTCTAAGGGATCTAAAATAAAGGCGTCCATACCCATAGTTAAACACATGATAGCAAAGGCCCGGTTAAGCAGCCGTCTTTCTGGTAACCCATAGGAAACATTAGAAAGCCCACAAATAAGATGTACTTTAGGAAACTTCTCCTTTAAAGCCCGGGTACTCTCTAGAGCTTCCTTACCGTAAGAACTATTCACTCCCAAGGGTTTAATAAGGGGATCAAGATAAATGTCCTCTAGAGGAACACCAGCTGATATAAGTCCTGAAACAATTCTTTCCGCTACCCTAAGCCGATCTTCTACCGTCTCCGGCATACCAGTATCATCCATACATAAACCGATAACTGAAGCCTTGTACTTAGTTACCAAAGGTAAAACCTTCTCCCAGCGTTCTTTCTCCGCCGTGATGGAATTAATCATGGCCTTCCCCTTATGACGGGAAAGACCAGCTTCTAAAGCTTCCGGGCTAGGAGTATCTATACAGAGGGGAACATCTACCACTTCTTGAATAATGTCTACCAGCCAGGCCATAATTGAAGCTTCCTCACCCAGGCTGGTACCGCAGTTAACATCGATGATGTTAGCTCCTGCCTCTACTTGTTTTACAGCCAGATCCTGCAAATAAGCCTTATCCCGGGCTGCAATAGCCTGGGCTATGGGTTTGCGACTAGAATTGATAAGTTCCCCTACAATAAGCATCCATTTTCCTCCTAAACCTTAAGCGATGCCTAAAAGTTCCTTAACCTTATCTACAGCTGAAGCTGCATCGGGGGCATAACCGTCAGCGCCGATCTCATCAGCAAACTTCTGAGTCACTGGAGCGCCACCCACGATGATCTTAATCCGGTCGCGGTAAGCGGCCAAAGCCTCGATAGTCTTCTTCATTTGCATCATGGTGGAAGTAAGCAAGGCAGACATACCTACTACTTGGGGCTTATGTTCTTCTACCGCCTGTACAAACTTCTCTGCCGGTACATCAATACCTAGGTCTATAACCTTAAAACCGGCTCCTTCCATCATCATAATAACTAGATTCTTCCCAATATCATGAAGATCACCTTTCACTGTCCCGATGACCATCGTACCCTTTTCCTGGAGGGAATCTCCCGCAAGCATAGGCTTAACCACTTCCATACCAGCATGCATGGCCCTGGCAGCCACCAAAACCTCAGGTACATAAATTTCGTTGTTCTTAAACTTTATCCCCACAACGTTCATAGCGGCGATGAGGGCATCGTTAATAATGGTGGTAGGAGCTATACCCTCTTCTAAGGCCTTGTTTACACCCTCCCGTACTTTGTTGGCGTTTCCCGCCATAAGGGCTTCTTTAATTTCTTCTAGGATGGCCATAGCTTTTCCCCCTATGCGATGATTTGTATTCATTTTTAAGTTTATTTTTAAGGTTGCATAAGGACAAGGATAAATTATTGTCATCTGTTTGCTTTCTTGCTCATTACCTCGCCTTCTTAATATTTTCCAGTTCCATGGTGCTACCGGTAATCCTGGATCGCTTGGGTTTTGCCACCTTACCTTCTTTATATTTTTCCTGCTTCCTAGATCTTCTCGTCCTAGGGGAAAGCTCCCTTACTTCTACCTTACCCTCTTCATATTTTTCTACTTCCCGGCTTTACTGCAGGAAGCCCTTGGCGGCATAGGGGACATTCCTCTGGCCTGTAGTTTTCAATTTCCATAGTCAACAAAGCCTTTAAGGGCAAGCCTAAATCCACCTTTCCCCCGCTACGGTCTACCAAGGCCCCGACCCCTACGGGAGTAGCTCCCCAATCTTTTACCACTTCTATTACCTCCTTTACTGATCCTCCAGTGGTAATCA harbors:
- a CDS encoding corrinoid protein codes for the protein MAILEEIKEALMAGNANKVREGVNKALEEGIAPTTIINDALIAAMNVVGIKFKNNEIYVPEVLVAARAMHAGMEVVKPMLAGDSLQEKGTMVIGTVKGDLHDIGKNLVIMMMEGAGFKVIDLGIDVPAEKFVQAVEEHKPQVVGMSALLTSTMMQMKKTIEALAAYRDRIKIIVGGAPVTQKFADEIGADGYAPDAASAVDKVKELLGIA
- a CDS encoding methyltetrahydrofolate cobalamin methyltransferase; this translates as MLIVGELINSSRKPIAQAIAARDKAYLQDLAVKQVEAGANIIDVNCGTSLGEEASIMAWLVDIIQEVVDVPLCIDTPSPEALEAGLSRHKGKAMINSITAEKERWEKVLPLVTKYKASVIGLCMDDTGMPETVEDRLRVAERIVSGLISAGVPLEDIYLDPLIKPLGVNSSYGKEALESTRALKEKFPKVHLICGLSNVSYGLPERRLLNRAFAIMCLTMGMDAFILDPLDRSLMSLLTAAKALAGLDEYCLEYITAARSGKLVV
- a CDS encoding histidine kinase, encoding MPFLEEIVEAVISGNAYKVKEEVQRALKAGVEPVRIITEGFVRAMDIVSEKFEHNEIYVTDLIITARALHTGMKELKPYMVTGQVQPVGRAVIGTVQGDIHDIGKNLVGIMLEASGFEVIDLGVNVAPSAFVEAVIKHRPQVLCLSALLSSTRSAMAETIRALEEAGLRHKVKVVVGGTPLNATLAARMGADGYAPDATSAVPLIKGLIGADRQRRVNLEPTTLIKALERDSLEELQRSFRHLIGLEIVIVDARGNPLSPLGGFLECSHYCQLGGASVKPSSSREELTTYVGSYRGAFVYRCPAGLVEISYPLANEDGPIGAILCGHCLLVGDELEKLDGKIPVLSLTDLEAVCGLLSFMAGQIIQLNSALVSCKELEEERNSFIHFLKKQHQLEQALKDAEFKALQSQVNPHFLFNTLNAISRLALLEGAHTTEKMVGALARLMRYTLYRLKGLVTLREELGVVQDYLFIQQTRFSDRLISEIEIEPQVLEARLPCMVLQPLVENAVIHGLEPLKEGGIIYIKGRLVGSQVHLEIRDTGVGIPDEKQKEIFDLEISRSGKGQLTGLGIVNVYRRLQHYFGAECALNVHSQPGAGTSIQLTFPFIKEEFSKG